One genomic window of Aptenodytes patagonicus chromosome 3, bAptPat1.pri.cur, whole genome shotgun sequence includes the following:
- the FRMD1 gene encoding FERM domain-containing protein 1 isoform X1, which yields MSRVLLAGRMQPESRSVCVFLPTREQLSLVVGVKATGQELFQQVCDLVKIKEPHFFGLSIVKNNEYVFIDLEQKLSKYFSKEWKKETTKGTEKFSPPFVAFFRVQYYVENGRVISDKVARQLYYCHLKEQVLMSRCNHKEEIYFLLAAYSLQADLGNYREKVHAGKYFEPQAYFPQWIIAKRGSDYILKHAPEMHREQQGLSAKEAVLKFIKESCLLEDVPVHFYRLQKDKKEDRPTVILGLTLRGMHIYQEVNHVRQLLYDFPWSHIGKLAFLGKKFEIQPDGLPSARKLVYYTGCPFRSQHLLQLLSNSHRLFLNIQPVLKQIRKLEEAEEKKRYRESYISDTLDMDLDPCDKNSRGSGSSGGSRRDNRLSRQSTGSHGSSHTSGIEADSRHRVSVEMSVDEPFSIDRVHRKEKSCSSTVSYGSSGIDSVSKGRAEDDSQDDELELAVDEPEEVPVDEPLEGDQLEEATVGESVESLPLDAASCQAINRESLSVVQVTLIKMRGQSVESLQQVRSPKSRSCTDQHSQSLDDIRLYKHRHPPLSATLSSDTSHSYTFGCSLEDKLSIYGCVYSTADCKTKSALYGKRSMNCLSLDLLGEDQLPEEFVV from the exons AtgagcagggtgctgctggccggCAGGATGCAGCCGGAGAGCCGGAGCGTCTGTGTCTTCCTGCCCACCCGGGAGCAGCTCAGCCTAGTTGTCGGG GTCAAAGCCACTGGACAGGAGCTCTTTCAGCAAGTTTGTGATTTAGTGAAGATTAAAGAGCCTCACTTCTTTGGCCTCAGCATTGTTAAAA ATAATGAATATGTTTTTATAGACCTGGAGCAGAAgcttagcaaatatttttcaaaggaatggaagaaagaaaccaCCAAG GGAACAGAGAAAttcagccctccttttgttgcgtTCTTTAGAGTACAATACTACGTAGAAAATGGAAGAGTAATAAG CGATAAGGTGGCACGGCAGCTCTACTACTGCCATCTCAAAGAGCAAGTACTTATGTCTCGGTGCAACCACAAAGAAGAAATCTACTTCTTGCTGGCTGCCTACAGCTTACAGGCAGACTTGGGCAACTACAGGGAGAAGGTCCATGCTGGCAAATATTTTGAACCTCAGGCTTATTTCCCACAATGG ATAATTGCAAAGAGGGGGAGCGACTACATATTGAAACATGCCCCAGAGATGCACCGAGAACAGCAAGGGCTGAGCGCTAAGGAAGCGGTGCTGAAGTTCATTAAGGAGTCCTGCCTGCTGGAAGATGTGCCCGTCCACTTCTACAGGCTGCAGAAG GATAAGAAGGAGGATCGCCCGACGGTTATCCTGGGCCTGACCCTGAGAGGAATGCACATCTATCAG GAGGTGAATCACGTTCGCCAGCTCCTGTACGACTTTCCCTGGTCACACATCGGGAAACTGGCATTTCTG GGGAAAAAATTTGAGATCCAGCCAGATGGTTTGCCCTCTGCACGGAAACTGGTTTACTACACGGGTTGCCCATTCAGGTCACAGCACTTGCTGCAGCTCCTCAGCAACAGCCACCGGCTCTTTCTGAATATCCAGCCAGTGTTGAAGCAAATCCGAAAACTGGAGGAGGCTGAAG AGAAGAAGCGCTACCGGGAGTCCTATATCAGTGACACGCTAGACATGGACCTGGACCCATGTGATAAGAACTCGCGTGGCAGTGGGAGCAGCGGGGGCAGCCGGAGGGATAACCGTCTCTCACGCCAGTCCACAGGGAGCCACGGCAGCTCTCACACATCGGGCATCGAGGCTGACTCCAGGCACCGGGTGTCAGTGGAAATGTCAGTGGATGAGCCCTTCAGCATTGACCGGGTGCACAGGAAAGAGAAATCCTGCAGCTCAACCGTCAGCTACGGTAGCTCTGGCATTGACAGTGTCAGCAAAGGGCGGGCTGAAGATGACTCTCAGGACGATG AGCTTGAGCTGGCAGTAGATGAGCCAGAGGAGGTGCCTGTAGATGAGCCTTTAGAGGGAGACCAGTTAGAGGAGGCCACTGTGGGAGAATCTGTTGAATCTCTTCCTCTAGATGCTGCTAGCTGCCAAG CTATAAATCGGGAATCGCTGTCTGTGGTGCAAGTCACGCTAATAAAAATGAGAGGTCAAAGTGTGGAATCCCTTCAGCAG GTCAGATCACCCAAAAGCAGGAGCTGCACAGACCAGCACAGCCAGAGTTTGGATGACATCCGCCTTTACAAGCACCGGCACCCACCACTAAGTGCCACGCTGTCTTCGGACACATCCCACAGCTACACGTTTGGCTGCAGCCTGGAGGATAAGCTGTCTATCTATGGCTGCGTTTATTCCACAGCAGACTGCAAAACCAAGTCTGCCCTTTATGGGAAGCGATCCATGAACTGCCTCTCCTTGGATCTTCTGGGAGAGGACCAGCTCCCAGAGGAGTTTGTGGTGTAA
- the FRMD1 gene encoding FERM domain-containing protein 1 isoform X2 — MSRVLLAGRMQPESRSVCVFLPTREQLSLVVGVKATGQELFQQVCDLVKIKEPHFFGLSIVKNNEYVFIDLEQKLSKYFSKEWKKETTKGTEKFSPPFVAFFRVQYYVENGRVISDKVARQLYYCHLKEQVLMSRCNHKEEIYFLLAAYSLQADLGNYREKVHAGKYFEPQAYFPQWIIAKRGSDYILKHAPEMHREQQGLSAKEAVLKFIKESCLLEDVPVHFYRLQKDKKEDRPTVILGLTLRGMHIYQEVNHVRQLLYDFPWSHIGKLAFLGKKFEIQPDGLPSARKLVYYTGCPFRSQHLLQLLSNSHRLFLNIQPVLKQIRKLEEAEEKKRYRESYISDTLDMDLDPCDKNSRGSGSSGGSRRDNRLSRQSTGSHGSSHTSGIEADSRHRVSVEMSVDEPFSIDRVHRKEKSCSSTVSYGSSGIDSVSKGRAEDDSQDDAINRESLSVVQVTLIKMRGQSVESLQQVRSPKSRSCTDQHSQSLDDIRLYKHRHPPLSATLSSDTSHSYTFGCSLEDKLSIYGCVYSTADCKTKSALYGKRSMNCLSLDLLGEDQLPEEFVV; from the exons AtgagcagggtgctgctggccggCAGGATGCAGCCGGAGAGCCGGAGCGTCTGTGTCTTCCTGCCCACCCGGGAGCAGCTCAGCCTAGTTGTCGGG GTCAAAGCCACTGGACAGGAGCTCTTTCAGCAAGTTTGTGATTTAGTGAAGATTAAAGAGCCTCACTTCTTTGGCCTCAGCATTGTTAAAA ATAATGAATATGTTTTTATAGACCTGGAGCAGAAgcttagcaaatatttttcaaaggaatggaagaaagaaaccaCCAAG GGAACAGAGAAAttcagccctccttttgttgcgtTCTTTAGAGTACAATACTACGTAGAAAATGGAAGAGTAATAAG CGATAAGGTGGCACGGCAGCTCTACTACTGCCATCTCAAAGAGCAAGTACTTATGTCTCGGTGCAACCACAAAGAAGAAATCTACTTCTTGCTGGCTGCCTACAGCTTACAGGCAGACTTGGGCAACTACAGGGAGAAGGTCCATGCTGGCAAATATTTTGAACCTCAGGCTTATTTCCCACAATGG ATAATTGCAAAGAGGGGGAGCGACTACATATTGAAACATGCCCCAGAGATGCACCGAGAACAGCAAGGGCTGAGCGCTAAGGAAGCGGTGCTGAAGTTCATTAAGGAGTCCTGCCTGCTGGAAGATGTGCCCGTCCACTTCTACAGGCTGCAGAAG GATAAGAAGGAGGATCGCCCGACGGTTATCCTGGGCCTGACCCTGAGAGGAATGCACATCTATCAG GAGGTGAATCACGTTCGCCAGCTCCTGTACGACTTTCCCTGGTCACACATCGGGAAACTGGCATTTCTG GGGAAAAAATTTGAGATCCAGCCAGATGGTTTGCCCTCTGCACGGAAACTGGTTTACTACACGGGTTGCCCATTCAGGTCACAGCACTTGCTGCAGCTCCTCAGCAACAGCCACCGGCTCTTTCTGAATATCCAGCCAGTGTTGAAGCAAATCCGAAAACTGGAGGAGGCTGAAG AGAAGAAGCGCTACCGGGAGTCCTATATCAGTGACACGCTAGACATGGACCTGGACCCATGTGATAAGAACTCGCGTGGCAGTGGGAGCAGCGGGGGCAGCCGGAGGGATAACCGTCTCTCACGCCAGTCCACAGGGAGCCACGGCAGCTCTCACACATCGGGCATCGAGGCTGACTCCAGGCACCGGGTGTCAGTGGAAATGTCAGTGGATGAGCCCTTCAGCATTGACCGGGTGCACAGGAAAGAGAAATCCTGCAGCTCAACCGTCAGCTACGGTAGCTCTGGCATTGACAGTGTCAGCAAAGGGCGGGCTGAAGATGACTCTCAGGACGATG CTATAAATCGGGAATCGCTGTCTGTGGTGCAAGTCACGCTAATAAAAATGAGAGGTCAAAGTGTGGAATCCCTTCAGCAG GTCAGATCACCCAAAAGCAGGAGCTGCACAGACCAGCACAGCCAGAGTTTGGATGACATCCGCCTTTACAAGCACCGGCACCCACCACTAAGTGCCACGCTGTCTTCGGACACATCCCACAGCTACACGTTTGGCTGCAGCCTGGAGGATAAGCTGTCTATCTATGGCTGCGTTTATTCCACAGCAGACTGCAAAACCAAGTCTGCCCTTTATGGGAAGCGATCCATGAACTGCCTCTCCTTGGATCTTCTGGGAGAGGACCAGCTCCCAGAGGAGTTTGTGGTGTAA